The Impatiens glandulifera chromosome 8, dImpGla2.1, whole genome shotgun sequence genome includes a window with the following:
- the LOC124913325 gene encoding uncharacterized protein LOC124913325 has protein sequence MALTGLGFGFHRGNDDYKVVRIVYLQGGNGFNKVPPEVELYEVKTGSWREYGAVDSWIKLFSIDLQQGVNRVLGTRRNGELLVFTDHGNLVSYDPDFELVKDVRVHGDSCVDITGYVESLVLLSGVNRVLGYEAASTGQDNDWNLEI, from the exons ATGGCGCTCACAGGTTTAGGATTTGGTTTTCATCGTGGAAACGATGATTACAAAGTTGTAAGGATTGTTTATCTTCAGGGAGGAAACGGATTCAATAAGGTTCCTCCAGAGGTTGAGCTTTATGAGGTCAAAACTGGATCATGGAGAG AATATGGTGCTGTTGATTCTTGGATCAAGCTTTTCAGCATAGATTTACAGCAAGGAGTTAATAGAGTGTTGGGTACCAGGAGAAATGGTGAACTCCTTGTGTTTACAGATCATGGtaatttggtttcttatgaccCAGATTTTGAACTGGTTAAAGATGTTAGGGTTCATGGGGACTCCTGTGTTGATATTACAGGTTATGTAGAAAGCCTGGTTTTACTTTCTGGTGTAAATAGAGTCTTAGGCTATGAGGCAGCTTCAACAGGACAAGATAATGATTGGAATTTGGAAATTTGA